CGAGATAAGTATCGAAGGAGCTAAATGCCTGGGCTCCAGCCCATTCGTTTTGCAATGTGCCAAGAAAGTTAACGATCTGTCCAACTGCACTGGTCAAGTGGGCGGGCGGTGCCGACTCCACTTTGCCGGGAACCCCATTCAACCCCTCGTGCAGCAGGGTGCGAAGTGACCAGCCTGCGCAATAGCCGGCCAACATATCCAAGTCATGGATGTGTAAATCACCATCCCGGTGGGCTGCACCAATCTCCGGGGAATAGACATGATTTAGCCAGTAATTGGCAATCATTTTACCGGCACTATTTAAAATCAGGCCGCCGAGAGAGTAGCCCTGGTTTGCATTGGCAGCGACACGCCAGTCCGCCTGCTCCAGATATTCTTCAATGGAAGCCCCAACATCTACCAGTGTTTGGCGATCATTGCGTATGCGCGCATGTCGCTCCCGATAGGCGATGTAGGCCCGTGCTGTATCTATGTAATCGCAATTGATTAATATTTGCTCGGCGATATTTTGGATTTCCTCAATATCGACTGGTGTCACAGCATCAAAGCGATGATTAATCACTTTCAGGATGCCCTGGGTTAGCCAATCAACTTCACCCTCACCAAATTCACCAGTAGCCTGCCCGGCCCGCACAAGTGCCGAAGTAATACGTTGAGGATCAAAAGCCACAGCGCGACCATCCCGCTTTCGTACCAGTAAGCTGCTCGGGTCTTGAACAGGAGATGTGGCTCTGTCAATTTCAGGGGTAGAGGTACTGGTCATGGGCTTTCCTTCACAGATTGTGCGGGAAGCTTATAAAAGAGCAAGGTAGAAGCACTTGATCTGGATCACTATATATAGTGCGTACTGCTAACTTGTGGCACATTATGTGGTGTCAAGTAGCTGGGGTGTCTAGCTAAAAAATATTAAGGAAGTGGCAATTTGAAAATGGGGAAAGATGTGAAGACCACGAACGGAGGTGTAGCTAGCACGTTTCATTTACTACCTGGAATTGTCGCTTCTGCAAGCCCGGCAATGGCCGGAACCTTTGTAGCACCAAAAGCCGAGGTGAGCTTAATAGCTAAAGCTTGACTCATCGGAGCTTAGTGGCTGCCAAGTTTGTACCGACAAAGGGTGGAATGCTTACTAAATCTATACCTGGCTCCCAGCTGATAATTTTAAAAACAACTGCACTGACACGTGTCAGTCCCCCGATTTTTTCGCTAGAGTTGCCCGCTTGCAAACATTCCCATCAAGGCCCGGTTTTGCTAGCTTTGAGCTAATCAGATGGCGCATTAACAACCATTGTCACAGGTACGAGATATGATGTATTTGTGATAATCAGGGGAAACCTATGGCTAGAACTAGACCTGTGAATAGGTTGGAGTCAGTCACTGTGCCTGGCTCAGGACAGGCTGAGATCGTGGAGCAGCCAAAGCAGTTGGCTCATATCCTGTGGGCAGCTTCGCGGGGCGATACAGGGAAGCGGAATGTAGCTCTGATTTGGATGTTATTTGGTAGCGGACTAAGGATCAATGAAGTCGCACAGCTAAAAATTGGGGATATATACCACTCAACAGGTGAGCTAAAGCAGGCTTTTAGGCTGCCTGGAACATATACCAAGACAGGGAAGCCTCGAACGGTATACCTTTTAGTTCCACAGCAGAGAGCTTCACTAGAGGATCTTCGGGCACAGCGCATAGAGGATCGTGTAATGCTCAGTGAAGATGGGACTTTTGGTGGGCTAGCACCAGATAGTCCGGTATTTCTATCTCTGAAAGGTAAACAGTGGCGCAAGCTATCTTTCAATTTCAAGAAATATCCTGATGCCGATGGAAATATAAAAACAACTCTGGTGTGTGGTTCATTCGAGAACCTTGCGCGTGACATTATAAAGCAAGCCGGAATTCATGGTGGTTCTAGCCATAGTGGGCGGCGTAGTCTTGCGAGCTGGATGGACCGTAAGGGATTTGACCTTCAATTGATTCAAGATATTTTGGGTCATTCTACAGCAGATATGACCTTAATTTATATCGACCCTTGGGAAAAACGTATCAAGGAAGTATTTAAGAATTCTTGTTTAGGGTTGAAATTGCCTGATTTTCATTAAGCAGGGCGGTGAAAAGACGGCAAGGTAAGTTCCCTCCTTTTCCCTGACGAAACTGATTAATATTTTGTTTTTTTACGCCAATAAGGTTGGCCAATTCAACATCGGTAGTGAGATCTAAACGATCTTTCATTTGATCAATAATTTCGTCAGGGGTGAGAATTTTCTTCAAAATAGGTAAATAATATATTGACTGATGGGGTGGTACATAATATATTTACTCTCAATAGGACGCAAGGGTTGATTGTCCAGTGACCATAAGGACTGAGGAAGCAAAACTAATGGATTTTTATATGAATAAGAAACTACTTTTTCAGTGCAAGCATTATATGACGCAGTTTGTGTTTGATACTGCCGCACTGGAAGATTCACCTTTCACATTGCCAGAGGTCCAAACGCTGTTAGATGGGATTACAGTTGGTGGGCATACCCTGAGCGAGCAGAACCTGGTGCTAAACCAGAAGGCCAGCTGGGAGAAGCTATTTGGACTGATCGAGGCCGAACGCTTCGCAGTAACAAAAGAGGTAGCGTGCAGTCTTCAAGACCTGGTTGCCAAAGAAGAGGCCCTGGATTGGGGCTGCTTTAGAACTGGCAATGTACGAATCTCTGGTACTGAATACACCCCTCCAAAGGCAGAAACCCTGGATGCCAAGTGGAACGAAATGATCGGCAAACTGGGGACGATTCAGGACACTAAGGTACGGGCTTGCTCCCTATTTTTGCAGATGGCTCGCAATCAGTTCTTCTGGGATGGGAATAAGCGCACTGGCCGGCTGATGATGAATGGTGCCCTGCTGTCCGAAGGTATTTCCCCTATTTTGGTGCCTGCAAAAGCAAAGCTTGAATTCAATACCAAAATGATCCGGTTTTATGATAACGGTAATGAGTCTGAGATGATCGATTTTCTGGCAAAGTATCACGTTGACTTTGGATAACAGCAACTCATTTTGAAAGGAAGCAAAATGCCTGAATCAATTCAATACGGCCTCCAAGAGAATGGACTAAAAGCGTTAGTTGCATCAGGTCGTATTATAGAGTTTGAACTTGAGGTAGTTAAACCGAAGAAGGCTGCCAAATCACGGTGCTTTCACCTATGGATAGCAGATGCCTCTGATCCATGTAAGCCACGCTATCTTCTAATGCTGACTGGGCGCCCTGGAGCCAAAGTTTTCCGAAGTGCTGATCGAGTAGTTGAATATGTTGAGAAAATAAAACCTGGTAGTGGCAAGTTAATGGTGACTCGATTAACTGGATCTACGGAATCTTGATCAAATCAGAGGATATAGGAAGATGAGAAGCTTTGTATTGTAGATGAATTTATTGCAACGATTCTCTATTGGTAACTTCTCGATTTTTGGGCTGTTCGTGTGCAACCACTTGTAGGTAGTTGCACCACTATAAAGGATCATGCCTTGGAAGCGTTAGAAGCAAAAATT
The DNA window shown above is from Microbulbifer variabilis and carries:
- a CDS encoding tyrosine-type recombinase/integrase, giving the protein MARTRPVNRLESVTVPGSGQAEIVEQPKQLAHILWAASRGDTGKRNVALIWMLFGSGLRINEVAQLKIGDIYHSTGELKQAFRLPGTYTKTGKPRTVYLLVPQQRASLEDLRAQRIEDRVMLSEDGTFGGLAPDSPVFLSLKGKQWRKLSFNFKKYPDADGNIKTTLVCGSFENLARDIIKQAGIHGGSSHSGRRSLASWMDRKGFDLQLIQDILGHSTADMTLIYIDPWEKRIKEVFKNSCLGLKLPDFH
- a CDS encoding Fic family protein, whose protein sequence is MNKKLLFQCKHYMTQFVFDTAALEDSPFTLPEVQTLLDGITVGGHTLSEQNLVLNQKASWEKLFGLIEAERFAVTKEVACSLQDLVAKEEALDWGCFRTGNVRISGTEYTPPKAETLDAKWNEMIGKLGTIQDTKVRACSLFLQMARNQFFWDGNKRTGRLMMNGALLSEGISPILVPAKAKLEFNTKMIRFYDNGNESEMIDFLAKYHVDFG